In the Desulfuromonas sp. DDH964 genome, CTACCGGTCTTTTCGCCATCTGATTCACTGGAAGTAAGCTATTTTGCGGTTGTACTTCAACCTCTTTGGAACCGATTAACACTTGGGGGGATGAAGTTGTGATGGAAATGGCTGGTGAGATGGGGGGGATGGTTAGGTTTCCGGGCTTGGCACAATGGCTGCACTGTTTCAACCCACTTTACATTGAAATGGGCGAGGCGGCGTTTCAACGCCGACCTCTTTGCGTGCTTCATACGTGGCTGGAAAGGAGAGGGTTATGAGGGATTTTATGTATTCGTCAGGGAAGGTCGCCGGATTGCTGGGGGTTATGGTCGCCACGGCCTTGTGTGCGTTGCCGGCAATGGCCATGGACACGTTCTTCTCCGGGCCACGGGCTTTGGGGATGGCGGGAGCCAACGTGGCCTCGGTCAACGACACCAACGCTCAATATTACAATCCGGCGGCGTTCGGGTTTATGGGACACCAGACCGAGGACGGCGGAAGGACCGATAGCGATAACAACAACCTGGGGCGCAAGGACTGGGGGATCGATGTCAATGTCGGTGCCGGCATCCGCTTGCACCAGGATTTTGGTGATTATATTGACACCCTGGCCAATATCGACTATCAGCGACTGAGTAACGAAGGGATTCAGTCCGAATCGGACCTGGCCGACCTGGTGAATCTGCTGAATGGCCTCAAGGCCTTGGAAGATCCGGGCAATGCCATTACTTCCAGCGCCAATGCCGCTCTGGCAGTGCGGGCCGGACATTTCGCCATCGGCGGTCGCGGCAGCTTCGAAGCGGCCGGTCGGGTGTTGAATGTCGACGACCAGAATTTGGGGATCACCAATTCCAGCCTGGGTTCAGGTTCCAACCTTAACGACCAAATCACCAATGCCGTAACGACGCTGCCGACCGGCTACCAGCCGGCACTCCTTTCCGCCGCGGATCAGGGGTCCCTGCTTGCGGCCGGGCTGACTCAGGATGCCATCAATCGGATCGATTTCGTTGCCAACCAACAGGGCCTGACGGTAGCAGAAGTCGGAGCCCTGGTCCCCAACCTGGAGACTCTGGTCGACCAGACCCTGAATGGCGGTGGCGGGGATCTGCAGAACAACACGACCACCGTGGCTCT is a window encoding:
- the traF gene encoding conjugal transfer protein TraF translates to MRDFMYSSGKVAGLLGVMVATALCALPAMAMDTFFSGPRALGMAGANVASVNDTNAQYYNPAAFGFMGHQTEDGGRTDSDNNNLGRKDWGIDVNVGAGIRLHQDFGDYIDTLANIDYQRLSNEGIQSESDLADLVNLLNGLKALEDPGNAITSSANAALAVRAGHFAIGGRGSFEAAGRVLNVDDQNLGITNSSLGSGSNLNDQITNAVTTLPTGYQPALLSAADQGSLLAAGLTQDAINRIDFVANQQGLTVAEVGALVPNLETLVDQTLNGGGGDLQNNTTTVALNGFAVAEVPLSYGYAINDHWAVGANLKVMKGRVYGTEVLVFDDGSSDLLSNVRDNYQDSTTFGVDLGVMGRYKMVNFGLIGRNLNSPEFDGFTSTTQLSNGTTQTVNVAAVKIKPQAAIGVAFIPFETLTLEVDYDLTKNETVLKNPVTQEHYSTQNISAGLEWDAFRFLALRVGIYKNLAESDIDVVYTAGLGLNFWLMRLDVGGAYSGETARYDGEDYPKESRLAAQLSFDF